CGCGCCGCGCCCGAACCGGGCGGCGATCTGCTCTATCGCGGCGGGACGCTGCGGCTGGCGTGGGAGGCGCGCAATCCCCGCCGTCCGGTGGTCGATGGCGACGTGCTGAAGATCGGCGGGCCGGAGACGGGTCTGGAACTGCGCATCCGCCGCTGGCTGGAGGCCGAGGCGCTGCGCCTCGCCGACGGAGACATGCGCGATTACTGCGCGGCGGCGGGCCTTGATCCGGTGCCGCTCGGCTTGACGCGGGCGCAGCGGCGCTGGGGATCATGCTCGGACAAAAGCCGCATCCGCATCAACTGGCGGCTGGTGCAGGCCCCCGATTTCGTGCGCCGGTCGGTGGTGGCGCACGAGGTCGCGCATCTTGTCCACTTCGACCACTCGCCAGCCTTTCATGCACTGCTCGGCCGCATCTTCGAAGGCGAGATCGCGGCGGCAGACCGGTGGCTGAAGGAACACGGGCGCGGGCTTTACGCGAGCTTCGGCTAAGGCGAGACTTTGCGATAGCGCCGCCTGCCCCTATATTGGCCCGATGCTCTCCAAATCGCGCTTCAATCCTGCGTCCGGCCTTGCCGATTTCTGGACCGAGATCCGTCGTCCCCAGCCCTATCGCGTGCCGATCCTGATCATGTCGATCCTGCCGGTCGCCGGGATGCTCTATTGGGGGATGAACAGCACCGTCTATGGCGAGCCCGAGCGGCCCAAGGTGACCTATATCACCACGCTCGAACCCGCGCGGACCGATGCCGAAATCATGGCCGAGAACCTCGCCAACCAGCAGATAAAGGACCTGCGCGCTGCCGAGCAGGCCCGCATCGCCGAGCGCAAGCGCGAGCTTTACAAGTCGCTTGGCAAGGCGGCGGGGATGGATGTCGAGGCCATCGAGCGCAAGGCCGAAGCCGAGCGCGCCGCCGAGGAAGCGGCGGCCGCCAAGCGGCGCAAGGAGGCTGGCGTCGCACCGACGAATGAAAGCGCCGGACAATAGCCGCAAGCCTGCTCCCGTCCGATCACGACTGGATGGCCGCCGCCGCGCGGCTCGCCCTGCGCGCGCGCCCGCTCTCGCGCCCCAATCCGGGCGTCGCCGCTCTGGTGGTGCATCACGGCCGCGTCATCGCGCGCGGGTGGACGCAGGCGGGCGGACGCCCCCATGCCGAAGCGATGGCGCTGGCGGGCCTCGCGCCCGAAGTGCTGGCGGAGGCGACGCTCTACGTCACGCTCGAACCTTGCGCGCATCAATCGGCGCGCGGCCCGGCCTGTGCAGACCTGATCCTTGCCGCCCGCCCCGCCCGTGTGGTGATCGGCCAGATCGACCCTGACCCGCGCACCGCAGGAGAGGGCATCGCACGGCTTGAAGCGGC
This DNA window, taken from Porphyrobacter sp. ULC335, encodes the following:
- a CDS encoding M48 family metallopeptidase, producing the protein MIDWLRGASVKRPLDPDIDLGGKRVPIVLKRMRNARRLTLRLAPDGSEVRITLPAWAEGREALAFAHARKGWLAEQFAKMPQRAAPEPGGDLLYRGGTLRLAWEARNPRRPVVDGDVLKIGGPETGLELRIRRWLEAEALRLADGDMRDYCAAAGLDPVPLGLTRAQRRWGSCSDKSRIRINWRLVQAPDFVRRSVVAHEVAHLVHFDHSPAFHALLGRIFEGEIAAADRWLKEHGRGLYASFG